In the genome of Bradyrhizobium ottawaense, the window TTGCTGCAGCACGAGGTTGGATTTGCCGTCGATCGCGACGTTGGCGCCCTGCCTGACAAGCGAGATGCGACAGGCCTTCCCGGGTTCGCCGCCCTGCATCCCGAATGGCGGAATCACCATGCGCTCGATGCAGGTCGTCAGATGCATCGAGGGCGCCAGAATGCGGTAGGCACGCACGACACCATCGCCGCCGCGGTGGGCGCCAGCGCCGCCGGATTGCCGGCGAATGGACTGCTGCTCGAGGCGGATCGCGTAGTTCGCCTCGATCACCTCGACCGGCGTGTTGGAGGTGTTGGACAGATGCACCCGGGTCGCCGAGATGCCGGCCCGATCGTGCCGCGCGCCTTCGCCGCCCCCGTGGACCTCGTAGAGCATCTTCCAGGAACCGTCCTGCCGCGGCTGCGCAAAGAACAGGACGCCCGCGGTGGTCGCGCCGCCCGCGGACAATCGTTCGGGGATGGTATCCTGCATGGCGCGGAAGATCGCATCGACGATGCGCATCGACGTCTCGTGGTTGCCCGCGGCGACGGAGGCCGACCAGCCCGGCTCCAGGATCGAGCCCGGGCGGGTGACGATGGTCAGGGGGCGGAGCGCACCGGCATTCTGCTGCATGTCGCGCCCGCTCATGATGCGCGCGGCGTAGGCGACGGCCGAGCGCGCCATGAACGGCGTCGTGTTGCAGAAATTCGAGACGCGGTCGCAGCTCCCCGAAAGGTCGAAGGTCGCCTCGTCGCCGGCAATGGTAATCCTGACGTGGATACGCGCGGGCGCGTCGTTCACGCTGCCGTCGTCGAGATGGTCTTCGCCCTCGTAGACCCCGTCCGGCAACGCGCGGATAGCCTCGCGCATCTCGATTTCGGAGAGGTCGTGCAGGCGCGACTGCGTCGCGGTGAACACCGCCTTGCCGTGCTCGCGGCAGAGATCGACGATGCGCCGCTCGCCGGCCTTGGTCGCCGCGATCTGCGCGAGAAGGTCGCCCTCACAGGATTCGGCGTCCCGAACGTTGGCCTTGAGCAATTGCACGATCGGCGC includes:
- a CDS encoding hydantoinase B/oxoprolinase family protein is translated as MKLDPFVVEVIRHGLSAAAEEMSLVMTRSARSPLLREAGDLSSAITDGHGGLVGQGRDIPIHLGAMAYTVPELLKVVPRDSLNDGDVLIYNVGALGGNHLNDVKVVRPVFVDVEIVAFAVSLAHWPDIGGTWPGSYFAKAIDTFQEAMRIPPVLIATAAGINAPIVQLLKANVRDAESCEGDLLAQIAATKAGERRIVDLCREHGKAVFTATQSRLHDLSEIEMREAIRALPDGVYEGEDHLDDGSVNDAPARIHVRITIAGDEATFDLSGSCDRVSNFCNTTPFMARSAVAYAARIMSGRDMQQNAGALRPLTIVTRPGSILEPGWSASVAAGNHETSMRIVDAIFRAMQDTIPERLSAGGATTAGVLFFAQPRQDGSWKMLYEVHGGGEGARHDRAGISATRVHLSNTSNTPVEVIEANYAIRLEQQSIRRQSGGAGAHRGGDGVVRAYRILAPSMHLTTCIERMVIPPFGMQGGEPGKACRISLVRQGANVAIDGKSNLVLQQGDLVTVETCGGGGYGADAAE